AGAGGTACTATGCATTGTAGTAACTCTAGAATCATTATAACCCGGGTATTTATTAATGTCAACATTAAATTACTACATATTATAGTAGAAAAATTAGGCACCTTATCAAAAGGTGTCTTTTTTTGTTATAAGGCAAAATATGATGAATTAATATAACCACCTCACAATATGAATATACAAATTAATATTAGCGAAGGCTTAAAATTATTCAATATGAGGTGGTTATATTGACTGGCTTGATTGGAAGAAATGTATTGCTTTTGATCCTTTTATTTTTTTTAATATCATCTATCAAGTTTGACATTTTGTTAAATACTTCGTTTGCGGCTGATGAAGTCGACATTATAATAGATGGGGAAGAGGTAAAATATGACAAGGACAAGTTTTGGGTAAAAGATAATAACATTCTCATGCCCCTTGATTTTGTGAAAGATAACTTGGATGTTGAAATTAATAATTATGAATCAGAATACCAAATAAAAAAAGATGATAAAAAAGTGTTTTTTTATATTGGAGAGAAATTATATATCATAAATGATGAGAAAAAAGAAAAAGACTTTTCCCCGTATATAACTGAAGATTATAACATTATAATGCCACTAAATATTTTGGAAGGACTAGGTATTATAATAGAGCTTGACCAAGCAGAAAGAAAGCTCAAAGTATATGACGAGAAAGAACCTGAAAGGCCAGGGCTAATAACTTTTGTCCTAGATGATGGTTCAAAAAATCAATACGAGATGTTGTATCCACTGTTTAAAGAAAAAGAAATCCCAGCCAACTGGTCTCCCGCAACGGTATATCTTGACGAACTAGATGATTTTGCAACCTGGGAGATGATTTATAATGTGTATAAGAATTCAAAGCCAAGATGGGAGATAAGCTCTCACTCCTCGTCTCACCCAAATTTGACTAATCAAAGCAACGAAAGAATAAGAATTGAAGCTGAATATAGCAAAAGAGCTTTAAGTGAGTTTGAACCTGTTTCTTTTGTCTATCCTTATTATCAATATAATGACAGGGTTATAGAACAGGTCAAAGAACATTATGACCTTGCTTATGCTGGGTCTATTAACGACGACTACAATAGGCCAACAGGTAATAATGGGGCTAATGATATACGAAACATAAACTCTAGGGAATATGTAAAAGAAAATCCTTATGAGATTAAAAGAGTAACCCTAACAGGACCTCATGGTAATTGGAACTCTTTAGCCAGCCATTATAATCTAGAAAGGCTTGTAGATAAAACTAAAGAAAAGGACGGTCTGCTAGCTTTTACCCTTCATAAAGCAGATGAAAATTCTGTGGAAAGGCTTAGAGAACTAATTAATTATATAAAAGAAGTTGACG
The Natranaerofaba carboxydovora genome window above contains:
- a CDS encoding polysaccharide deacetylase family protein, which codes for MTGLIGRNVLLLILLFFLISSIKFDILLNTSFAADEVDIIIDGEEVKYDKDKFWVKDNNILMPLDFVKDNLDVEINNYESEYQIKKDDKKVFFYIGEKLYIINDEKKEKDFSPYITEDYNIIMPLNILEGLGIIIELDQAERKLKVYDEKEPERPGLITFVLDDGSKNQYEMLYPLFKEKEIPANWSPATVYLDELDDFATWEMIYNVYKNSKPRWEISSHSSSHPNLTNQSNERIRIEAEYSKRALSEFEPVSFVYPYYQYNDRVIEQVKEHYDLAYAGSINDDYNRPTGNNGANDIRNINSREYVKENPYEIKRVTLTGPHGNWNSLASHYNLERLVDKTKEKDGLLAFTLHKADENSVERLRELINYIKEVDVPVGTSYDVIDEILED